The Novipirellula aureliae genomic interval TGCGGATTTGGTCAACCAATGGCGATTGATCGAGGTGGTCGCAGACGATCTGGAAAGCAACCTCGATGTCGTCTTTAGCGGAGATGTTCGGAACGTTGGTAACAATCCGCTGAATTTGCGGTCGTCGACAGGCCAACTTCGCATGGGCTTACAATGGGATGCACCGATCACTCGGCTCACCGAACGGAACAATTACCGGGCGATTTTGATTGGCTACGAACAAGCCAAACGTGATCTCTATTCGTTCGAAGACAGTGTGTGGCAGCAATTGCGTAGTGAAATCCGACAATTGCAAGCGAACCAATTGACGTTCGAATTGGGGCGACAAGCGGTGGGAATTGCTGCATCGCAAATTGAACTCAATACGGATATTCGCGCCATCAATGAAGCTCGCAACCGTAGCAACGGGCCGACCGCCGCTCGTGACGCAATTAGTGCACTCAACGACTTGCTTCGCGCCCAAAATACGCTGCTCGATATCTTCGTGAACTACGAAGTGGTGCGGCGAAGTTTGGATCTGGATCTTGGTACGATGGAATTGACCCCCGAAGGATTGTGGATCGATCCCGGTAAGCTTGATCCCGAATACTTGCTGACTCTATCTGGAACGTCGCAGTCGGGGATGGCGGGAGCGTGTAGCGATTGTTGTTTGCCACGTCGCCCGCTGCCACCGGAGCCTGTCTTTGCGACACCGCCACTGGAATTCGCTGACGGTGATCCGATCGATGAAGCCGGATTCGAGGCAGAGAGTTTTCTGCGGAGCAATTGACGACCATCGAGGTGGTAAGCTGTGGATGCCGGGTCATGTCGTTTGTAAAGAAAACGATTTGACCCGGCCTACGCTATACACCCAGTCTTGCTCTCGCTTCCTCCGCCCAGGGGCTATCAGGGACGAGTTGCAGGAATCTTGACCAATGTTCGGTTGCCTCGTCCGGTTGGTCGAGTTCGTCGAGTGTTCGAGCGAGATAGTAGTGAACGTCGCCGTATTCGGGATAGACACTTAAAGCGCCAAGAAATGCAGCAACTGCCAAATCCTTTTGTCCGGTTTCAGACAGCACGATCCCCAAGCTTGCTCTGGCTTCAACCAAATCGGGATCGAGTTCGATCGCCATGTAGTAGCGTTCACGAGCGGCGATCGGTTCATTCATACGGTACAGAAGCTCTCCGATTTGGAAACACAAATCGGCACGCGCTCCATCTCGAGCGAGAATGGCGTGGTAAAAATCGACGGCACGCTGTAGATCGTCTTCGTCTTCGGCTCGGTAGGCCTCGTGAAGCAGTGGGTCGTCTGTTGCGGAATCCCGTCCCGAACTAGGAAACGAATCGTCCACCTCGCGGACGATCGATAAGACGTGGCGTGGCTGCTCTTCGCTGGCTCCGTCGTCAGCCCTTGTTTGGGGAGCGATGGGCGGTTCTTGTAACGCATCAAAATCAAACCGCAATTGGCCTCCCGGTTCAATCAATCCCTCGCCGCCTCGAAGCAGCACCTGCTTGCCTTCGATCAGGATCGACAGCTGATCGAGCGGGCGGTGGATATTTGGCATCAGCTCTATCCACTCGACCAACCGCTGTTCGATCACGGTTTCGCTTTCACCTTCTGCAATCCAACGAGCCAAGCGTTTGGCTGTCGCGACTTCCGCAAAATCGAAGTACGGCAATCGGTGTAGCATTTCGACAGGCGTGATTAATCCGAGACGTTGCCAGCGACGAATGACGCGAACGGAAACGCCTAGCAGGTGGGCCAGCATGACAGGGGTGTAGAACCGACGACTCGATTGCTCTAAATCGACCAACCCAAGGCGTTGCCAAAGTTCCGTTTCATGCAGTA includes:
- a CDS encoding tetratricopeptide repeat protein, whose product is MSDPRGVSSVDDSLSGIRISLRGRFGSMPRREAANVLRSFGAMIVSKAADANPQQVDWVVIGANQSPLSEANLLDEPTREAIATGSCELLHETELWQRLGLVDLEQSSRRFYTPVMLAHLLGVSVRVIRRWQRLGLITPVEMLHRLPYFDFAEVATAKRLARWIAEGESETVIEQRLVEWIELMPNIHRPLDQLSILIEGKQVLLRGGEGLIEPGGQLRFDFDALQEPPIAPQTRADDGASEEQPRHVLSIVREVDDSFPSSGRDSATDDPLLHEAYRAEDEDDLQRAVDFYHAILARDGARADLCFQIGELLYRMNEPIAARERYYMAIELDPDLVEARASLGIVLSETGQKDLAVAAFLGALSVYPEYGDVHYYLARTLDELDQPDEATEHWSRFLQLVPDSPWAEEARARLGV